The following proteins are co-located in the Solea senegalensis isolate Sse05_10M linkage group LG12, IFAPA_SoseM_1, whole genome shotgun sequence genome:
- the LOC122778793 gene encoding uncharacterized protein LOC122778793, translating into MASGSAFSVEEFVAKPTLSQLDICRKADLFAIADRYDIKVTTSLLKKELKAAVIDGLVEGGVCGLPATVPESAGEVCSEARGAEATQRQRDILNITPGVKHGNMDEKQFTLPRFEPLSVETTPGSRIDARIKLRLARLQLENEEREREREREFQLKLKRMELDAETAVKMRELELQSSSVSSGARSSSSSTTFDVSKNVSLVPVFRESEVECYLGAFERIAAALHWPKDVWPILLQCKLTGKAQEACASLSVEDGLSYEKVKSAILQVYELVPEAYRQRFRGLRKTASQTYADFAREKGMLFDRWCSSCKADNFNSIRELMLLEEFKNQVPERTVVYLNEQKVTTLQQAAILADEFALTHRSPFIRRDSPTQPETAFRSSDTRVPRFSTSLSAPKADKQCFFCHKADHLIADCNAWKRKQQAAISKPKGVGLVKTVTGCSPSPSQTVPDECFKPFIFPAFVSLTGKVDDQRPVTVLRDTGGSQSFILSSVLPLSTESACDTSAIVRGIGMRLPPTRETGNWAGDLEKCEGGTEPVAVHALPLTREALINSQSGDPSMRKCFAAVEDHDKCTEGQSFFLDNGVLMRRWISPLGKTNAVSDCGSVCQIVVPVAYRQHVLELAHDHPWSGHLGVTKTHDRILKHFFWPGMKKEVTRFCKTCSTCQVVGKPNQVVPPAPLHPIPAVGEPFERVLVDCVGPLPRTKSGNQFLLTVMCATTRFPEAIPLRRITAPAITRALIKFFTMFGLPKVVQTDQGTNFLSRSFKQTLYALGITHSVSSAYHPQSQGALERWHQTLKSMLRKYCHDTGRDWDEGVPFTLFAIREAKQESLGFSPAELVFGHNVRGPLKVLKEKFLCNISPQTTVQDFVSQCKERLRNASALAKVALSSSQESMKERFDRKAVKREFEPGERVLVLLPTPGSALTARFSGPYVIKSKVSDTNYVIHTPERRRKVRLCHINMLKSYHSREANQGEQEKTPETAASGETTTSLVCVESLPDDGLTVLGSDQQSGRLSNTEFLAKIDTHLNYLPVDQQRDIVSLMRSHPSLFNDVPSSTNVLKHDIDVGSASPIKQHAYRCPLAKRELMKKEANYLLENGLAVPSCSPWSSPCLLAPKSDGTPRFCTDYRKIKHKKGTDNVVADALSRGCHPPHLTGQAHLRTGNQVDQSCRDGGRRGQWAKPPRSCWS; encoded by the exons ATGGCGAGTGGGTCGGCGTTTAGTGTGGAGGAGTTTGTGGCGAAGCCTACGCTGAGTCAACTAGACATCTGTAGGAAGGCTGATTTATTTGCGATTGCTGACCGCTATGACATTAAGGTTACAACTTCTCTCCTTAAGAAGGAGTTGAAAGCTGCCGTGATTGACGGATTAGTGGAAGggggtgtgtgtggtttacCGGCGACTGTGCCCGAGTCCGCAGGGGAGGTGTGCTCCGAGGCTCGGGGGGCGGAAGCGACTCAGCGGCAGCgagacattttaaacattaccCCCGGTGTAAAACATGGTAACATGGACGAGAAGCAGTTTACGTTGCCGCGTTTTGAACCGTTGTCCGTGGAAACGACCCCTGGATCGAGAATAGATGCGCGGATAAAGCTGCGTTTAGCTCGTCTCCAGCTGGAGAATGAGGAACGGGAACGGGAACGGGAGCGTGAGTTTCAGCTCAAGTTGAAGCGGATGGAATTGGACGCAGAGACCGCGGTCAAAATGCGAGAGCTGGAATTACAGTCTAGCTCAGTTTCGTCTGGTGCGCGGTCGTCTTCGTCATCTACAACATTTGACGTGAGTAAAAACGTTTCTTTGGTCCCCGTCTTCCGGGAGTCCGAAGTTGAATGTTATCTCGGTGCTTTTGAGCGCATTGCTGCTGCCCTGCACTGGCCGAAGGATGTGTGGCCGATACTTTTACAATGCAAACTCACGGGTAAAGCTCAGGAAGCTTGCGCTTCTCTTTCTGTGGAGGATGGCCTCTCTTATGAAAAAGTAAAGAGCGCGATACTGCAGGTATATGAGCTGGTGCCTGAGGCATATAGACAGCGTTTCCGCGGTCTGAGAAAAACAGCAAGCCAGACGTACGCTGACTTTGCCAGAGAGAAGGGGATGCTGTTTGACAGGTGGTGCTCATCTTGTAAGGCAGATAACTTCAATTCAATACGTGAGTTAATGTTGTTGGAGGAATTTAAAAACCAAGTGCCGGAGCGAActgttgtgtatttaaatgagCAGAAGGTAACTACTTTGCAGCAAGCTGCTATTCTTGCTGATGAGTTTGCTCTTACCCACAGAAGCCCCTTTATCAGGCGTGATTCCCCTACTCAACCTGAAACTGCTTTTAGGTCCAGTGACACGCGTGTTCCACGTTTCAGTACATCACTCTCTGCACCCAAGGCAGATAAgcaatgttttttctgtcataaagcTGACCATCTAATTGCGGACTGCAATGCGTGGAAACGTAAGCAGCAGGCGGCAATTTCAAAGCCCAAGGGTGTGGGGCTGGTAAAAACAGTAACCGGTTGTTCACCGTCGCCCAGTCAAACAGTACCTGATGAGTGTTTTAAACCTTTCATTTTCCCTGCATTTGTCTCGCTCACAGGAAAGGTGGATGATCAGCGTCCCGTCACAGTTTTGCGAGACACTGGTGGCTCCCAGTCATTCATTCTTTCCTCTGTACTGCCCTTGAGTACGGAGTCTGCCTGTGACACGAGCGCAATTGTACGAGGTATCGGGATGAG GCTGCCACCTACAAGAGAAACGGGGAACTGGGCTGGAGACCTAGAAAAGTGTGAAGGTGGGACAGAGCCCGTCGCTGTTCATGCGCTGCCACTGACCCGTGAGGCGCTCATCAACTCCCAGTCAGGTGACCCatctatgagaaaatgttttgcagCAGTTGAGGACCACGATAAATGTACTGAAGGTCAGTCATTTTTCCTAGATAACGGGGTGTTGATGCGGAGATGGATTTCACCATTAGGTAAAACCAATGCAGTTAGTGACTGTGGTTCAGTGTGTCAAATAGTGGTTCCAGTTGCATATCGGCAGCATGTGCTGGAGTTAGCTCATGATCATCCCTGGTCTGGTCACCTTGGTGTCACTAAAACCCATGACCGTATTCTGAAGCATTTCTTCTGGCCAGGAATGAAGAAGGAAGTGACACGCTTCTGCAAAACATGTAGTACCTGCCAAGTGGTGGGGAAACCAAACCAGGTTGTTCCTCCAGCCCCGTTACATCCTATTCCTGCTGTTGGTGAACCCTTTGAACGTGTACTGGTCGATTGTGTTGGTCCGTTGCCGAGGACAAAGTCTGGTAACCAGTTTTTGTTAACGGTTATGTGCGCTACCACCCGCTTTCCTGAGGCCATTCCTCTGCGAAGAATCACTGCACCTGCCATTACACGAGCATTAATTAAATTCTTTACCATGTTTGGTTTACCGAAAGTTGTGCAGACTGATCAAGGAACCAACTTTCTGTCGAGATCATTTAAACAAACCTTGTATGCTCTAGGCATCACTCATTCAGTCTCTAGTGCTTATCATCCACAGTCACAGGGGGCGCTTGAGCGTTggcatcaaacactgaagtccatGCTGCGTAAATACTGTCATGATACAGGGAGAGACTGGGATGAAGGTGTCCCCTTTACACTGTTCGCCATCCGCGAAGCCAAACAGGAGTCCCTGGGGTTCAGCCCGGCTGAACTTGTGTTCGGGCACAATGTGCGTGGCCCACTTAAAGTGTTAAAGGAAAAGTTCTTGTGTAATATTTCTCCACAGACTACAGTTCAGGATTTTGTATCCCAATGTAAGGAGCGTTTACGTAATGCTTCTGCGCTGGCTAAAGTGGCACTCTCCTCCTCGCAGGAGAGTATGAAAGAACGGTTTGATCGGAAGGCAGTTAAGCGTGAGTTTGAACCTGGTGAGAGAGTTCTGGTGCTGTTACCGACACCTGGCTCTGCCCTTACTGCCCGTTTTTCAGGCCCGTATGTCATAAAAAGCAAAGTGTCCGATACAAACTATGTCATTCATACACCTGAGCGCAGACGTAAGGTGCGGTTGTGCCACATTAACATGCTAAAATCCTATCATTCCAGAGAGGCCAACCAGGGGGAGCAGGAAAAAACTCCGGAGACTGCTGCCTCTGGTGAAACAACTACCTCCTTGGTTTGTGTGGAATCACTGCCTGACGATGGGTTAACTGTACTAGGAAGTGATCAGCAGAGTGGTAGGCTGTCTAACACAGAGTTCTTGGCGAAAATAGACACCCATTTGAACTATCTCCCTGTAGATCAGCAACGAGATATAGTCTCTTTGATGCGCTCCCATCCGTCCCTGTTTAATGATGTACCATCTAGTACCAACGTACTAAAACATGACATTGATGTTGGTAGTGCGTCTCCCATTAAACAGCATGCGTACCGATGTCCTTTAGCCAAAAGAGAGCTTATGAAAAAGGAAGCTAATTACCTATTGGAAAACGGTTTAGCTGTACCTAGCTGTAGTCCTTGGAGTTCCCCTTGTTTGCTGGCTCCAAAATCTGATGGCACCCCACGCTTTTGTACCGACTATCGGAAGATTAAGCACAAGAAGGGGACCGACAATGTGGTGGCTGATGCTCTGTCCCGTGG GTGCCACCCTCCCCACCTGACTGGTCAGGCACACCTGCGCACTGGCAATCAGGTGGATCAAAGCTGCAGGGATGGAGGCAGACGGGGCCAGTGGGCCAAACCGCCGAGAAGCTGTTGGTCGTGA